One window of the Shewanella cyperi genome contains the following:
- the tuf gene encoding elongation factor Tu translates to MAKAKFERSKPHVNVGTIGHVDHGKTTLTAAISHVLSKHYGGEAKDFSQIDNAPEERERGITINTSHIEYDTPSRHYAHVDCPGHADYVKNMITGAAQMDGAILVVAATDGPMPQTREHILLSRQVGVPFIIVFMNKCDMVDDEELLELVEMEVRELLSEYDFPGDDLPVIQGSALKALEGDAAWEGKILELAEALDTYIPEPERDIDKPFLLPIEDVFSISGRGTVVTGRVERGIINVGNEVEIVGIHDTTKTTCTGVEMFRKLLDEGRAGENVGVLLRGTKRDEVERGQVLAKPGSINPHTTFESEVYVLSKEEGGRHTPFFKGYRPQFYFRTTDVTGTIELPEGVEMVMPGDNIKMVVTLICPIAMDEGLRFAIREGGRTVGAGVVAKIIA, encoded by the coding sequence GTGGCTAAAGCTAAATTCGAACGTTCCAAGCCCCACGTAAACGTGGGCACCATCGGTCACGTTGACCATGGTAAAACCACTCTGACTGCTGCTATCTCTCACGTACTGTCTAAGCACTACGGCGGTGAGGCGAAGGACTTTTCTCAAATCGACAACGCTCCAGAAGAGCGTGAGCGCGGTATTACCATCAATACCTCTCACATCGAATACGATACTCCTTCTCGCCACTATGCCCACGTAGACTGCCCAGGCCACGCTGACTATGTTAAAAACATGATCACCGGTGCTGCCCAGATGGACGGCGCAATCCTGGTAGTAGCTGCGACCGACGGTCCAATGCCACAAACTCGTGAGCACATCCTGCTGTCTCGTCAGGTAGGCGTACCTTTCATCATCGTGTTCATGAACAAGTGTGACATGGTAGATGACGAAGAGCTGCTGGAACTGGTAGAGATGGAAGTTCGTGAACTGCTGTCTGAATACGACTTCCCAGGTGATGACCTGCCAGTAATCCAAGGTTCTGCTCTGAAGGCCCTGGAAGGCGACGCTGCTTGGGAAGGTAAGATCCTCGAGCTGGCCGAAGCTCTGGACACCTACATCCCTGAGCCAGAGCGTGACATCGATAAGCCATTCCTGCTGCCAATCGAAGACGTATTCTCAATCTCTGGTCGTGGTACTGTAGTAACCGGTCGTGTTGAGCGTGGTATCATCAACGTAGGTAACGAAGTTGAAATCGTGGGTATCCACGACACCACCAAGACCACCTGTACCGGTGTTGAAATGTTCCGCAAGCTGCTGGACGAAGGCCGTGCCGGTGAGAACGTAGGTGTTCTGCTGCGTGGTACCAAGCGTGATGAAGTAGAGCGTGGTCAAGTACTGGCCAAGCCTGGTTCAATCAACCCACACACTACTTTTGAATCAGAAGTATACGTTCTGTCAAAAGAAGAAGGTGGTCGTCACACTCCATTCTTCAAAGGCTACCGTCCACAGTTCTACTTCCGTACAACTGACGTGACCGGTACCATCGAACTGCCAGAAGGCGTAGAGATGGTAATGCCTGGTGACAACATCAAGATGGTTGTTACCCTGATCTGCCCAATCGCAATGGACGAAGGTCTGCGCTTCGCAATCCGTGAAGGCGGCCGTACCGTTGGCGCTGGTGTAGTAGCCAAGATCATCGCTTAA
- the rpsJ gene encoding 30S ribosomal protein S10 — translation MQNQRIRIRLKGFDHRLIDQSTAEIVETAKRTGAQVRGPIPLPTRKERYTVLISPHVNKDARDQYELRTHKRLVDIVEPTEKTVDALMRLDLAAGVDVQISLG, via the coding sequence ATGCAGAACCAAAGAATCCGTATCCGCTTGAAAGGATTTGATCATCGTTTGATTGATCAGTCAACTGCGGAAATCGTTGAAACTGCTAAACGCACTGGTGCCCAGGTTCGTGGTCCTATTCCACTGCCTACGCGCAAAGAGCGTTATACCGTTTTGATCTCTCCGCACGTTAATAAAGATGCTCGTGACCAATACGAATTGCGTACTCACAAGCGTCTGGTTGACATCGTTGAGCCAACTGAAAAGACCGTTGACGCCCTGATGCGTCTCGATCTGGCCGCTGGCGTCGATGTACAGATTAGCTTGGGTTAA
- the rplC gene encoding 50S ribosomal protein L3, with amino-acid sequence MAIGLIGRKVGMTRIFTEDGVSIPVTVIEVEANRVTQVKTLETDGYRALQVTTGAKKANRITKPEAGHFAKAGVEAGRGLWEMRLADGEGEGIEVGAELKVEIFADVAKVDVTGQSKGKGFQGGVKRWNFRTQDMTHGNSLSHRANGSIGQNQTPGRVFKGKKMSGHMGAERVTTQNLDVVRVDVERNLLLVKGAVPGATNGDLIIKPAVKA; translated from the coding sequence ATGGCTATCGGTCTTATTGGTCGTAAAGTGGGTATGACCCGCATCTTCACCGAAGATGGCGTGTCTATCCCTGTTACTGTAATTGAAGTGGAAGCCAACCGCGTTACCCAGGTTAAGACCCTGGAAACTGACGGTTACCGTGCCCTTCAAGTTACAACTGGTGCCAAAAAAGCCAATCGCATCACTAAACCAGAAGCAGGTCACTTTGCCAAGGCGGGCGTTGAAGCCGGCCGTGGTTTGTGGGAAATGCGTCTGGCAGACGGTGAAGGCGAAGGCATTGAAGTTGGTGCTGAGCTGAAAGTTGAAATCTTCGCTGACGTAGCGAAAGTAGACGTTACCGGTCAATCCAAGGGTAAAGGCTTCCAGGGCGGTGTTAAGCGCTGGAACTTCCGTACTCAGGATATGACTCACGGTAACTCTTTGTCGCACCGCGCTAACGGTTCTATCGGTCAGAACCAGACGCCAGGTCGCGTATTCAAAGGCAAGAAAATGTCAGGCCACATGGGTGCCGAGCGTGTTACCACTCAAAATCTGGACGTTGTACGTGTAGATGTTGAGCGTAACCTGCTGCTGGTTAAAGGCGCTGTTCCAGGCGCTACCAATGGCGACCTGATCATCAAGCCTGCCGTTAAAGCTTAA
- the rplD gene encoding 50S ribosomal protein L4: MELVLKDAQSALEVSETTFGRDFNEALVHQVVVAYAANARQGTRAQKTRAEVTGSGKKPWRQKGTGRARAGGIKGPIWRGGGVTFAAKTQDHSQKVNKKMYRGALKSILSELVRQERLVVVEQFAVEAPKTKELKAKLKAMDLEDVLIVTAEVDENLFLAARNLYKVDVRDVAGLDPVSLIAFNKVLVTADAVKQIEEMLA; encoded by the coding sequence ATGGAATTGGTATTGAAAGACGCGCAAAGCGCTCTTGAAGTTTCCGAAACTACCTTCGGCCGTGACTTTAACGAAGCACTGGTTCATCAGGTAGTTGTAGCTTACGCTGCAAACGCGCGTCAGGGCACTCGTGCTCAGAAAACCCGCGCAGAAGTAACTGGCTCTGGTAAAAAGCCATGGCGCCAGAAAGGTACTGGCCGCGCTCGTGCCGGTGGTATCAAGGGCCCAATCTGGCGTGGCGGTGGCGTGACTTTCGCTGCTAAAACCCAAGATCACAGCCAAAAAGTGAACAAGAAGATGTACCGCGGTGCTCTGAAGAGCATCCTGTCTGAGCTGGTACGTCAAGAGCGTCTGGTAGTTGTTGAACAGTTCGCTGTTGAAGCTCCAAAGACCAAAGAGCTGAAAGCCAAGCTGAAGGCCATGGATCTGGAAGACGTGCTGATCGTGACTGCAGAAGTTGACGAGAACCTGTTCCTGGCTGCCCGCAACCTGTACAAGGTTGACGTTCGTGACGTTGCAGGCCTGGATCCAGTAAGCCTGATCGCGTTCAACAAGGTCCTGGTAACTGCTGATGCTGTGAAGCAAATCGAGGAGATGCTGGCATGA
- the rplW gene encoding 50S ribosomal protein L23 has product MIREERLLKVILAPHISEKSTVVAEKNNTVVFRVAIDATKAEIKAAVEKLFEVEVDGVRTLVNKGKTKRTGARMGRRSDWKKAYVTLAAGADIDFVGAEA; this is encoded by the coding sequence ATGATCCGCGAAGAGCGTTTACTGAAAGTTATTCTGGCTCCACACATCTCTGAAAAGAGCACTGTGGTTGCTGAGAAGAACAACACTGTGGTTTTCCGCGTAGCTATCGATGCGACCAAAGCTGAGATCAAAGCTGCTGTTGAGAAACTGTTTGAAGTTGAAGTTGATGGCGTTCGCACGCTGGTTAACAAAGGCAAGACTAAGCGTACTGGTGCTCGTATGGGCCGCCGTAGCGATTGGAAAAAGGCCTATGTGACTCTGGCTGCCGGTGCTGACATCGATTTCGTCGGCGCTGAAGCGTAA
- the rplB gene encoding 50S ribosomal protein L2, translating to MAIVKCKPTSPGRRGVVKIVNSDLHKGKPFAGLLAKKSKSGGRNNTGRITVRHVGGGHKQHYRLVDFKRDKDGIPAKIERLEYDPNRTAHIALVLYADGERRYILAAKGMQAGDKIVSGVDADIKTGNAMPLRNIPVGSVVHAVEMKPGKGAQIARSAGAYVQVVARDGAYATLRLRSGEMRKVPVDCRATLGEVGNAEHMLRQLGKAGAKRWRGVRPTVRGVAMNPVDHPHGGGEGRTSGGRHPVTPWGVPTKGYKTRSNKRTDKYIVRRRNK from the coding sequence ATGGCAATTGTAAAGTGTAAGCCAACCTCTCCAGGTCGTCGTGGCGTTGTTAAGATTGTTAACAGCGATCTGCACAAGGGTAAACCTTTTGCTGGCCTGCTGGCGAAGAAGTCTAAGTCCGGTGGTCGTAACAACACCGGTCGTATCACTGTCCGTCACGTCGGCGGTGGTCACAAGCAACATTACCGTCTGGTCGATTTCAAGCGTGACAAAGATGGTATCCCAGCGAAAATCGAACGTCTGGAATACGATCCTAACCGTACCGCTCACATCGCTCTGGTTCTGTACGCAGACGGCGAGCGTCGTTACATCCTGGCTGCCAAAGGTATGCAGGCTGGCGACAAGATCGTTTCTGGCGTCGATGCCGACATCAAGACCGGTAACGCTATGCCGCTGCGCAACATCCCTGTGGGTTCTGTTGTTCACGCAGTGGAAATGAAGCCTGGCAAAGGTGCTCAGATTGCACGTTCAGCCGGTGCCTATGTACAAGTAGTAGCTCGTGATGGTGCCTACGCTACTCTGCGTCTTCGCTCAGGCGAAATGCGCAAAGTGCCAGTAGATTGCCGCGCGACCTTAGGTGAAGTCGGTAATGCCGAGCACATGCTGCGCCAGTTGGGCAAAGCAGGTGCTAAGCGCTGGAGAGGCGTGCGCCCAACAGTTCGCGGTGTTGCAATGAACCCTGTTGATCACCCACACGGTGGTGGTGAAGGCCGTACTTCTGGTGGCCGTCACCCAGTAACTCCATGGGGCGTTCCAACTAAGGGTTATAAGACTCGTAGCAACAAGCGCACTGACAAGTACATCGTACGTCGTCGTAATAAGTAA
- the rpsS gene encoding 30S ribosomal protein S19, producing MPRSLKKGPFIDLHLLKKVEKAVEAGDKKPIKTWSRRSMIIPQMIGLTIAVHNGRQHVPVFVTDEMIGHKLGEFSPTRTYRGHAADKKAKKR from the coding sequence ATGCCACGTTCTCTCAAGAAAGGTCCATTCATTGACCTGCACTTGCTGAAGAAGGTAGAGAAAGCGGTGGAAGCGGGTGACAAAAAGCCTATCAAGACTTGGTCACGCCGCTCAATGATCATCCCACAAATGATTGGGTTGACCATCGCTGTCCATAATGGTCGTCAGCACGTTCCTGTTTTCGTAACTGACGAAATGATCGGCCACAAACTTGGTGAATTCTCACCAACTCGCACTTATCGCGGCCATGCTGCTGATAAGAAAGCGAAGAAGCGTTAA
- the rplV gene encoding 50S ribosomal protein L22, with translation MEVLAKHRFARTSPQKARLVADQIRGLPVSKALEILTFSPKKAAVLVKKVVDSAIANAEHNEGADIDELKIAKVFVDEGPTMKRIMPRAKGRADRIMKRTSHITVVVSDR, from the coding sequence ATGGAAGTTTTAGCTAAACATCGTTTTGCCCGTACGTCGCCTCAAAAGGCTCGTCTGGTTGCTGATCAGATCCGCGGTCTGCCTGTTTCCAAGGCCCTCGAGATCCTGACTTTCAGCCCCAAGAAAGCCGCCGTACTGGTTAAGAAAGTAGTTGACTCTGCTATTGCCAACGCCGAGCACAATGAAGGCGCTGACATTGATGAGCTGAAAATTGCCAAGGTTTTCGTTGACGAAGGCCCAACAATGAAGCGCATCATGCCACGTGCCAAGGGTCGTGCTGATCGTATCATGAAGCGTACCAGCCACATCACTGTGGTTGTATCAGATCGCTAG
- the rpsC gene encoding 30S ribosomal protein S3: protein MGQKVHPNGIRLGITKPWISTWYADKADYANNLHSDWEVRKFLEKKLEAASVSKIVIERPAKSIRVTIHTARPGVVIGKKGEDVEVLRAEVAKIAGTPAQINIAEIRKPELDAKLVADSIAQQLERRVMFRRAMKRAVQNAMRIGAQGIKVEVSGRLGGAEIARTEWYREGRVPLHTLRADIDYSTSESHTTYGVIGIKVWIFKGEVLDGMLPQVEEPKQQQPKRKPRGK from the coding sequence ATGGGACAGAAAGTACATCCTAATGGTATCCGTCTGGGTATCACCAAGCCTTGGATCTCTACCTGGTACGCCGATAAAGCAGATTATGCAAATAACCTGCACAGCGACTGGGAAGTGCGTAAGTTTCTGGAAAAGAAACTGGAAGCCGCATCAGTATCTAAGATTGTTATTGAACGCCCAGCGAAAAGCATCCGCGTTACCATCCACACTGCCCGTCCAGGCGTTGTGATCGGTAAAAAGGGTGAAGATGTTGAAGTATTGCGCGCTGAAGTTGCCAAAATTGCTGGCACTCCTGCCCAAATTAACATCGCTGAGATCCGCAAGCCTGAACTGGACGCCAAGCTGGTTGCCGATTCTATCGCTCAGCAGCTCGAGCGTCGTGTAATGTTCCGTCGCGCCATGAAGCGTGCGGTACAAAACGCAATGCGTATCGGTGCCCAAGGTATCAAAGTTGAAGTTAGTGGCCGTCTTGGCGGCGCTGAGATTGCGCGTACCGAGTGGTACCGTGAAGGCCGTGTGCCTTTGCACACTCTGCGTGCTGACATCGACTATTCTACTTCTGAAAGCCACACCACCTACGGTGTGATTGGCATTAAAGTTTGGATCTTCAAAGGTGAAGTTCTGGACGGTATGCTGCCTCAGGTAGAAGAGCCGAAACAGCAGCAACCCAAGCGCAAGCCTCGTGGTAAATAG
- the rplP gene encoding 50S ribosomal protein L16 produces MLQPKRMKFRKMFKGRNRGLASGTEVSFGTFGLKAVGRGRLTARQIESARRAMTRHVKRQGQIWIRVFPDKPITSKPLEVRMGKGKGNVEYWVCQIQPGKVLYEMNGVSEELAREAFALAAAKLPIKTTFVTKTVM; encoded by the coding sequence ATGCTGCAACCTAAACGTATGAAGTTTCGCAAGATGTTCAAAGGCCGCAACCGCGGTCTGGCGAGCGGTACCGAAGTTAGCTTTGGTACTTTCGGTCTGAAAGCAGTTGGCCGCGGCCGTTTGACTGCCCGCCAGATCGAGTCTGCACGTCGTGCCATGACACGTCACGTTAAGCGTCAAGGTCAAATCTGGATCCGGGTTTTCCCTGACAAGCCAATTACCTCTAAGCCTCTTGAAGTGCGTATGGGTAAAGGTAAAGGTAACGTTGAATACTGGGTATGCCAGATTCAACCTGGTAAGGTACTCTACGAAATGAATGGCGTTTCAGAAGAGCTGGCTCGCGAAGCTTTCGCACTGGCCGCTGCCAAACTGCCAATCAAGACTACCTTCGTAACTAAGACGGTGATGTAA
- the rpmC gene encoding 50S ribosomal protein L29 produces MKASELREKSVEELNAELLGLLREQFNLRMQHATGQLAQTHQLKQVRRNIARVKTIITSKAGA; encoded by the coding sequence ATGAAAGCGAGCGAACTGAGAGAAAAGAGCGTTGAAGAACTGAACGCTGAATTACTTGGTCTGCTGCGTGAGCAGTTCAACCTGCGTATGCAACACGCCACTGGCCAGCTGGCCCAAACTCACCAGCTGAAGCAAGTGCGCCGTAATATTGCGCGTGTTAAGACCATTATTACTTCTAAGGCGGGTGCATAA
- the rpsQ gene encoding 30S ribosomal protein S17 produces the protein MSDKIRTLQGRVTSNKMDKSITVAVERQVKHPIYGKYIKRTTKIHAHDEMNQCNEGDVVTIRECRPLSKTKSWTLVEVVSKA, from the coding sequence ATGTCTGACAAAATCCGTACTTTGCAGGGTCGCGTAACCAGCAACAAAATGGACAAGTCCATCACTGTTGCCGTTGAGCGTCAGGTGAAACACCCTATCTATGGTAAGTACATCAAGCGTACTACCAAGATCCATGCACACGACGAAATGAATCAGTGCAACGAAGGCGATGTAGTCACTATCCGTGAATGCCGTCCTTTGTCCAAGACCAAGTCCTGGACCCTGGTTGAAGTAGTTTCCAAGGCCTAA
- the rplN gene encoding 50S ribosomal protein L14: MIQMQSTLDVACNSGARRVQCIKVLGGSHRRYAGIGDIIKVSVKEAIPRAKAKKGDVYNAVVVRTKKGVRRPDGSVIRFDRNAAVLLNNNLQPIGTRIFGPVTRELRNEQFMKIVSLAPEVL, translated from the coding sequence ATGATCCAAATGCAATCGACTCTGGACGTCGCATGTAACAGTGGCGCTCGCAGAGTTCAGTGTATTAAGGTCTTGGGTGGCTCTCATCGTCGTTATGCCGGTATCGGCGACATCATCAAGGTTTCTGTTAAAGAAGCTATTCCTCGCGCTAAAGCGAAGAAAGGTGATGTGTATAACGCGGTGGTAGTCCGTACTAAGAAAGGCGTACGTCGTCCAGACGGTTCTGTCATTCGCTTCGATCGGAATGCGGCTGTTCTTCTGAACAACAACCTGCAGCCGATTGGTACTCGTATCTTTGGACCTGTGACCCGTGAACTGCGTAATGAGCAATTCATGAAAATCGTGTCGCTGGCACCAGAAGTACTGTAA
- the rplX gene encoding 50S ribosomal protein L24: protein MAAKIRREDEVIVLTGKDKGKRGKVTRVLETGKVVVEGINLVKKHQKPNPQLGVTGGVVEKEAPIQVSNVAIFNPVTGKADRVGFRFEDGKKVRFFKSNSELVK from the coding sequence ATGGCAGCAAAAATCCGTCGTGAAGACGAAGTAATCGTACTGACCGGTAAAGACAAAGGTAAACGCGGTAAAGTTACCCGTGTACTGGAGACCGGGAAAGTCGTTGTTGAGGGCATCAATCTCGTCAAGAAGCACCAGAAGCCTAACCCACAACTGGGTGTGACTGGTGGTGTTGTTGAGAAAGAAGCACCGATTCAAGTATCAAATGTAGCGATCTTTAACCCTGTCACTGGCAAGGCGGATCGTGTTGGTTTCCGATTTGAAGACGGCAAGAAAGTGCGTTTCTTCAAATCGAACAGTGAACTCGTTAAGTAA
- the rplE gene encoding 50S ribosomal protein L5, translated as MAKLHDKYKETVVAELTKKFGYTSVMQVPRIEKITLNMGVGEAVADKKIMENAVRDMTAIAGQKPVVTVARKSVAGFKIREGYPIGCKVTLRGERMWEFFERLVDIAIPRIRDFRGLSAKSFDGRGNYAMGVREQIIFPEIDYDKIDKVRGMDIVITTSANTDEEGRALLDAFNFPFKK; from the coding sequence ATGGCGAAACTGCATGATAAATACAAAGAGACTGTTGTCGCTGAACTGACTAAAAAGTTCGGTTATACCAGTGTCATGCAAGTCCCTCGGATTGAGAAAATCACCCTGAATATGGGTGTTGGCGAAGCTGTTGCAGACAAGAAAATCATGGAAAATGCTGTCCGTGATATGACTGCTATTGCCGGCCAGAAGCCAGTAGTGACTGTAGCTCGTAAGTCAGTTGCTGGTTTTAAAATCCGTGAAGGCTACCCTATTGGCTGTAAAGTGACCCTGCGCGGTGAGCGCATGTGGGAATTCTTTGAGCGTTTGGTTGACATCGCAATCCCTCGTATCCGTGACTTCCGTGGTCTGAGCGCTAAGTCGTTCGACGGCCGTGGTAACTACGCTATGGGCGTGCGTGAGCAGATCATCTTCCCAGAAATCGATTACGATAAAATCGATAAAGTTCGCGGTATGGATATTGTTATCACTACCTCTGCGAACACTGACGAAGAAGGTCGTGCTTTGTTAGACGCTTTTAACTTCCCATTCAAGAAATAA
- the rpsN gene encoding 30S ribosomal protein S14, with amino-acid sequence MAKTSMKAREAKRAVLVAKYAEKRAALKAIINSPESTDEARWDAVLKLQALPRDSSASRQRNRCNQTGRPHGFLRKFGLSRIKLREATMRGEVPGLRKASW; translated from the coding sequence ATGGCAAAAACTTCAATGAAAGCACGTGAAGCAAAGCGTGCAGTTCTCGTGGCCAAGTATGCTGAAAAGCGTGCCGCTCTGAAAGCTATCATCAACAGCCCAGAGTCTACTGACGAAGCGCGTTGGGATGCAGTTCTGAAGCTGCAAGCTCTACCACGTGATTCAAGCGCGTCGCGTCAACGCAACCGCTGTAATCAAACTGGTCGCCCACATGGCTTCCTGCGCAAGTTCGGCCTGAGCCGTATCAAACTGCGTGAAGCAACCATGCGTGGTGAAGTTCCTGGTCTGCGTAAGGCCAGCTGGTAA
- the rpsH gene encoding 30S ribosomal protein S8 — protein MSMQDPIADMLTRIRNGQAANKVSVKMPSAKLKVAIAKLLKEEGYITDYAVAEEANKAELEITLKYFQGQPVVETIQRVSRPGLRIYKGKDELPKVMGGLGVAIVSTSKGLMTDRAARLAGMGGEVICYVA, from the coding sequence ATGAGCATGCAAGATCCTATTGCGGATATGTTGACCCGTATCCGTAACGGCCAAGCTGCTAACAAAGTATCTGTGAAGATGCCATCTGCTAAGCTGAAAGTCGCTATTGCGAAGCTGCTGAAAGAAGAAGGTTACATCACTGACTACGCCGTAGCAGAAGAAGCCAATAAGGCTGAACTGGAAATCACTCTGAAGTATTTCCAAGGCCAACCTGTCGTTGAGACTATCCAGCGCGTAAGCCGTCCTGGTCTTCGTATTTACAAAGGTAAAGACGAACTGCCAAAAGTGATGGGCGGTCTGGGTGTCGCAATCGTGTCCACTTCTAAAGGCCTGATGACTGATCGTGCCGCCCGCCTCGCTGGCATGGGTGGTGAGGTTATCTGCTACGTAGCATAA
- the rplF gene encoding 50S ribosomal protein L6, with protein sequence MSRVAKAPVTIPAGVEVTLNGQEITVKGGKGTLTRVINNAVAVVVEGNEVKFGPVEGVVNAWAQAGTARALINNMVIGVSQGFEKKLQLVGVGYRAKVAGSDLDLSLGFSHPLVHKMPAGVTAECPSQTEIVLRSIDKELVGQVAAEIRGYRPPEPYKGKGVRYANEEVRRKEAKKK encoded by the coding sequence ATGTCTCGTGTAGCAAAAGCACCAGTCACTATTCCTGCTGGCGTAGAGGTGACTTTGAATGGTCAGGAAATTACCGTCAAAGGCGGTAAGGGTACTCTGACTCGAGTAATCAACAATGCAGTAGCCGTTGTTGTTGAAGGTAACGAAGTAAAGTTTGGTCCAGTTGAAGGCGTTGTTAACGCTTGGGCTCAAGCTGGTACTGCCCGTGCCCTGATCAACAACATGGTGATTGGTGTATCTCAGGGTTTCGAGAAAAAGCTGCAACTGGTTGGTGTGGGTTACCGCGCTAAAGTTGCTGGCAGCGATCTGGATCTGTCCCTGGGCTTCTCACACCCGCTGGTACACAAAATGCCTGCTGGCGTTACTGCTGAATGCCCATCCCAGACCGAAATCGTTCTGCGTTCAATCGACAAAGAACTGGTAGGTCAAGTGGCTGCTGAGATTCGTGGCTATCGTCCACCAGAGCCTTACAAAGGCAAGGGTGTTCGCTACGCTAACGAAGAAGTACGCCGTAAAGAGGCTAAGAAGAAGTAG
- the rplR gene encoding 50S ribosomal protein L18 has protein sequence MDKKTSRLRRATRARKKIQELGVNRLVVHRTPRHIYAQVINPEAQVVATASTVEKSIKEALKYTGNVDAAKAVGKAIAERAVEKGVTVVAFDRSGFKYHGRVAALADAAREAGLQF, from the coding sequence ATGGATAAGAAAACATCTCGCTTGCGTCGTGCTACTCGCGCTCGCAAGAAGATCCAAGAGCTGGGCGTGAACCGTCTGGTTGTACATCGTACACCACGTCACATCTATGCTCAGGTGATCAATCCTGAAGCTCAGGTGGTTGCAACGGCTTCTACTGTTGAAAAGTCAATCAAAGAAGCTCTGAAGTATACCGGTAACGTGGATGCGGCCAAGGCAGTGGGTAAAGCCATTGCAGAACGCGCGGTTGAGAAAGGCGTGACTGTTGTTGCCTTCGACCGTTCTGGTTTCAAGTATCACGGTCGTGTGGCTGCTCTGGCAGACGCTGCTCGTGAAGCTGGCCTCCAGTTCTAA
- the rpsE gene encoding 30S ribosomal protein S5, whose amino-acid sequence MAKVEAQQQKDDLQEKLIAVNRVSKVVKGGRIFSFTALTVVGDGNGRVGYGYGKAREVPAAIQKAMEKARRNMVSVELNHGTLHHPVKGRHTGSRVYMQPAAQGTGIIAGGAMRAVLEVAGVHNVLSKAYGSTNPINIVRATVDALVHMKSPAQIAAKRGLNVDEIRG is encoded by the coding sequence ATGGCTAAAGTAGAAGCTCAGCAACAAAAAGACGATCTGCAAGAGAAATTGATTGCAGTTAATCGTGTTTCTAAAGTCGTTAAGGGCGGTCGTATCTTCAGTTTCACTGCATTGACTGTAGTGGGTGATGGTAACGGTCGTGTCGGCTACGGCTATGGTAAGGCGCGTGAAGTTCCAGCTGCTATTCAAAAAGCAATGGAAAAAGCCCGTCGCAACATGGTTTCTGTAGAACTGAACCACGGCACTCTGCACCATCCGGTGAAGGGGCGTCACACTGGTTCACGCGTTTACATGCAACCAGCTGCCCAGGGTACCGGTATTATCGCCGGTGGCGCAATGCGTGCCGTATTGGAAGTAGCAGGCGTTCACAACGTTCTGTCGAAAGCATACGGTTCTACTAACCCGATCAACATCGTTCGTGCAACTGTCGACGCTCTGGTACATATGAAGTCACCAGCGCAAATCGCAGCCAAGCGCGGCCTGAATGTTGACGAAATTCGGGGGTAA
- the rpmD gene encoding 50S ribosomal protein L30, with translation MATKTVKVTQTKSAIGRLPKHKATLTGLGLRRIGHTVELEDTPAVRGMINKVYYMVKVED, from the coding sequence ATGGCTACTAAAACTGTAAAAGTAACTCAGACCAAGAGTGCTATCGGCCGTCTGCCAAAGCACAAAGCCACTCTGACTGGCTTGGGTCTGCGTCGTATTGGTCACACCGTTGAGCTGGAAGATACTCCTGCTGTTCGCGGTATGATCAATAAGGTCTACTACATGGTTAAGGTGGAGGACTGA